A window from Neoarius graeffei isolate fNeoGra1 chromosome 14, fNeoGra1.pri, whole genome shotgun sequence encodes these proteins:
- the LOC132897615 gene encoding interferon-induced protein with tetratricopeptide repeats 5-like: MHDSVISFSTSSTQDTIFKTRLLQLECHFTWALNKNDVDLTDLLIRLEEQINLDLGGETGAARTHSYMGFVKFLLGSNTEALSNFERSVELTKSCGNDCDKLLVVAYGDLAWLYYHMGNFTECESYLNKLSEIKTKYPSVPYAEVLGEKGWTSLKFSQKYYERAKECFKKALELEAEDPEWNAGLAIALYRLEYILQNSVVSTETSTENSTDQLRRAIAMNPDDDVLKVLLALRLTVDKKYNEAGSLVEQALESSPEHPHVLRYVAKFLRNQGSVDRSIALLKRALKKVSNAAFIHHQLGLCYKKNILNLKRAGSHHRTGAELKQAQDQCIYHLETATELKTGFILAMSDLAFQYGVKRDMQRAEEMFQNAFQTAKERNENCHYVNFCYAEFQQYRMKCEPAAIKHYTECLKINPNTYHGKKSAENLKKIAKRRIGNNPEDGEAFGILGIIHKEQGEKQQAIECFEKALSCEDNEDYLLDLCELQISLQ, from the coding sequence ATGCATGACTCAGTTATTTCTTTCTCTACCAGTTCAACACAAGACACAATTTTCAAAACCAGACTTCTTCAGCTGGAATGCCATTTTACCTGGGCTCTGAACAAAAATGATGTAGATCTCACTGACCTTCTGATCAGGCTAGAAGAACAGATTAACCTGGATCTTGGCGGGGAGACAGGAGCTGCACGCACACACAGCTATATGGGATTTGTGAAATTTCTTCTTGGATCCAATACTGAGGCTCTCAGCAACTTTGAGAGATCTGTAGAGCTCACTAAGTCTTGTGGAAATGACTGTGACAAGTTGCTTGTTGTTGCTTATGGAGACCTTGCATGGTTATACTATCACATGGGTAATTTCACAGAGTGTGAAAGCTACTTGAATAAACTGagcgagattaaaacaaaatatccATCTGTCCCATACGCTGAGGTGCTTGGAGAAAAAGGATGGACGTCCCTTAAGTTTTCTCAGAAATATTATGAAAGGGCTAAAGAGTGCTTCAAGAAGGCCCTGGAGCTGGAAGCAGAGGACCCTGAATGGAATGCTGGCCTTGCTATTGCTCTGTATCGACTGGAGTATATACTCCAAAATTCAGTGGTGTCAACTGAAACTTCAACTGAAAATTCAACTGATCAGCTTAGACGGGCCATAGCTATGAATCCAGATGATGATGTTCTTAAGGTTCTGCTTGCACTTAGATTAACTGTTGACAAGAAGTACAATGAGGCAGGGAGCCTAGTGGAGCAAGCCTTAGAGAGCTCTCCAGAACATCCACATGTGCTTCGATATGTTGCAAAGTTTTTGCGGAATCAAGGGTCTGTGGACAGGTCTATTGCCCTCCTAAAGAGAGCATTAAAGAAAGTGTCCAATGCAGCCTTTATACACCATCAGCTGGGGCTTTGCTATAAGAAAAACATCCTGAATCTGAAACGTGCAGGAAGCCACCACAGAACAGGTGCTGAACTTAAGCAAGCTCAAGACCAGTGCATCTACCACTTGGAGACTGCAACCGAACTGAAGACTGGTTTCATCCTTGCTATGAGTGATCTTGCCTTCCAGTATGGGGTGAAGCGAGATATGCAGAGAGCAGAAGAAATGTTCCAGAATGCATTTCAGACAgctaaagaaagaaatgagaactGCCATTATGTTAATTTCTGTTATGCAGAATTCCAGCAGTACAGAATGAAATGTGAGCCTGCTGCCATCAAACACTACACTGAATGTTTGAAGATAAATCCAAATACATATCATGGGAAGAAAAGTGCTGAAAATCTGAAAAAGATTGCAAAGAGAAGAATTGGGAACAACCCAGAGGATGGAGAGGCCTTTGGAATACTCGGAATCATTCATAAGGAACAAGGAGAAAAGCAACAAGCCATAGAGTGCTTTGAGAAAGCGCTGAGCTGTGAAGACAATGAGGATTATCTCCTTGATCTTTGTGAACTTCAGATTTCATTACAGTAA